Part of the Henckelia pumila isolate YLH828 chromosome 2, ASM3356847v2, whole genome shotgun sequence genome is shown below.
GGCTTTAGCTTAAGATGATGTTGTTTGGTTAACGACAAGAAAAATAAACAAGATTATCTTAGGCATTAGTTTACCTAAGATGCCATGAAATGTAACTCAATCGGAAATGGTCACACATATATCGGCATCTACTTATTTTGCCTAACACAAAAAAAAGGTTCTCATGAATTTTcattattgtttaaaaataatataaatatcaaaaaattcatataattATTATCCTATAAATTGTCTCACAAATTTTCTATGCTTTTTACAAGAGCTATTAATTTTTCATTGATTCAGTAAGGATATTTATTATGAATATTATTAAAACGTCCCCTTCGAGTAGTTACAAGTTGTCGATTGGAAAGAGAGTTTGACTTGAAACTTGAAATCCTGTTTTGAATTAATGGTGCaatcataaaatcaataattggCTTTTGACTTGCGATCGATAAGAAAGAATCCCCCAGTTGGCTTTAATGCAAAGAAAAAGACCCTTAGTACAGAGTGTTTTATGTTGTTGCATAATTGCATttgcatatatattatatatgttaccGGATCaactcaaaatcaaataaatcataataataataattcccaTTCAAGCTACCGGATTCATTTACACAAGAAGCCTCATCAAGGCAAAAATCTTACAAAATTGTCTAGATCTAGCCTAACACTGGTCACCCGCCGCACATATATGTACACTCCAACGATGCcagaaaaacaaacaaacatatagttaaaaaaaaaaattgagcaaAAAAAAGGATGGATGAGCAATTAAACTTCAATCATGGTAGCAAAGAAGCATAACCACACATCTCCTAATAATGTAGAGCTTAGCCCTTTGCTCCCTAAGCACTCTTCCGAGTCCTCTGCTCGAAATCCCCTTCTTGTTGCCACTCTTCATCTTCATGTCCATTTTTATGATGATGATTGAAAATCAAATCACCCCCTTTTTCTCCTTCTAATtctctaaataaataaatcaactcGGACAGATTAATTGTAAGCAACTCTTAAGgagaaaaaaatggaaaaagGTTTGAGATTTTTGATGGAAGAAGTGTGGTTTTTATAggagggagatctaggcgtgcATTGGTGGATTAAAGAGGCAACTGTTGTGGCCTTTAGGTTCTTAAAGAGGCCCCCCCACCTCACTTGCGGAAACCTTTCCCGTTTAGGTATTGTTACCATTATTATAATGATATAACAACACTACATATATAATCTAATTAGCAAATGTCACTTTTCTTATGATATGATAGGATGATACAAGTTGTTGGGAActttaattgattaattaattacatataTGAACTCAAGTCCCGAGTAAGAGCATCTCATCCGAGTCATTAAGCTTATAAGCCATCGATTATATATGGTAATCCGTGTACATGTATTTCCAGAATTTACCTAAATGggttcttataaaaaaaaaaattgtttaatgAAAAAGGAGATATTTATGTTCATTCAttaaatgattaaattaattactCTAACGAGTTTGTATGGTATTTTAAACAGCTAACATAAGGGGTCGCCCATTACTTTCGATGGGAAACATATTTGATATTATCTCCATAGTTTTATATGCATTAATATATGTTGGTGATAAGGCTACAATTATGTTGTTGGGACCTAGCTATTTTTCTATTCACCGTTTGATTTAAGTGATATGATAAGTAATACataaataagtaatataatgtaaattaaaaataaataaaaaataatagttagtacattatttgatttgatggatataTTATaacttatttgatttaattgatgtaaaattaataattaatagatgaataaataatatgacgagaataACGCGAAATTgaataagttatacatagattaataatacacaAAACCAAACAATGTCTAGTAGtatatattacattttattaGTCAGCCTTTTGTCCTACtgttatatatatttcataattttttgaattaatttattttgatcacATAATTACCATAATTTCATTTAAACTAAATCCCTCcacatttttattaatttgttCATGAATATCATTgttgataaaataattttattaaatttgccACATTAATTACTATATCAACAGTCAAAATCCCACGTGAAATACAAATGGTTATGGCCATGCCATATTCTCCTCCAACGtgtatttattaatttattatggagttgttttttttcttttttaaagcATTATGGAGTTGTTATGAACCCAAGAAACAGAGTTTTCTAGGCTGTGAGCCTGTGACCCATTTAAAATTTTGCCATACTAAATAGTAAATACTATATAATATTCAATTCTGCAGGTTTGCTCGTACattcataataaaatatgaagggaaaaaaaaaaaacaaagcaacCCACTTGCTTCTTCTCGTGTTCCTCCCATGCTTTAACATTTAGCGGGcccatgttatttttttttattaccgtgttaaaaaaattattaaataatctAAAACGATAAATAAGTATATTATTTCTTTccaaatcaaatttaaaaacttCACAATCAACAATATTGGTTATATATTCACATACCATGAAATATTGCTACATATAAAAATTAAGTGTTCCCGATACTAGTATTAATTAGTAGTTGTCAGTACCACAGATTTTTTATGTTCTATTGCTTAATTATATCTAAATATAATCAtatcggttttttttttttcaaaaaataaaaaatcgtaCATATAGTTAGTAAATATACGGAATGTATAATgaagtaaataaaaaatttccttttttttaatCACAGAAGACAGGAATAGCAGTggagattaattaaattaataataaaaattgcaCGATAATCTAAGCATGGTTACAGGTAAATTGTAGTGTCCCATGcttgaattaaaattcaattggTGTTGTACAATCAGAAATAAAGTAAGGTCACACGTGAAGGTCTCGTGGGTTGATATAGCCACGGCTCCCCCTTGTCTCGACAGTTCaccatataaaattaattttgctctccatattattttctttatatATACTTGATTCTTCAATTATAATCATTtacattttgaaaaataaaatacaatcgGAATTTATAGTAAAATATTCTACTAATTTGCATCAGAGGAATATTAATTTGAAAATCTTGCAATTAATATTAACCACCAATATTATACggaaaatttaataatattaattgattatattgaattgattttgGTCCAAATCGCAAGGGATTAATTTGGAGTGTCAATAAATTAATTACGACACAATCAACATAAATACACTTTGTCTCGAGTTGTTGAACATGTAACGCGGCCATTAGTTTCCTCTAATCTCTTGACTTCTTCAAACGGCCACTAacatttatatattaatatgatTGTAATTCTTATATTATACTTTGGCTTGAGAGAGCAAACTCTTGTGATAATAGTTGGCATTGCCACCCAACTCTTTGACGATAGAAATGTTATTTTTAGGAAAGTATGTATCATTATCACATATctaataattaattgatatttataataattaatgttcatattattaatataatataatataaatcatCAGATCAAGATAAGATAACTTGAACTCAAGCTTCTCAAGATATGATCTCGATACTTTCAAAAGAtgataataaaaagaaaaaaaaacggtTGTGATATAATAatattcttattattatttgggCCTATGGGTGGCCCAAAATAGTAGAGTCGTACGCTCGTCGTACGGCAATATTTGGGCTTAGTTTTAGTGGCGAGTCTTTTGAGTTTTGGGTCGTACGGTGGTCGGTGAATAGTAAAGCCCAAAATGTTCAGTAAAACAAAATGTTTCTAATTATCCCTTTCGAGTTTTGATGGAACGACAAATGACTCGGCTGAGCTAAGCTAACATACGAATGGCCTTTGCAAACACTTCTTCGTTCTCACTCAGCAGTGGCGCAGCTGCCGCTCTGCAACTCTCCTTCAATGGCGACGCCAAATTTTCAGGGTTTTCCGCTCTTTTCATGGGCTCCCCACTCTCCCCTGGTCAAACTTTACCCCTCTCTAGTACGTCTCTTCTTTCTATCTTTGCCTGTGTGCAAAATTGCGAATATATATACTCGTGCTTATGTACTGGGAATTGGGAGTGGGatatggtttttctatggtagaGGGGGGTTGTA
Proteins encoded:
- the LOC140885446 gene encoding small polypeptide DEVIL 4-like, producing MDMKMKSGNKKGISSRGLGRVLREQRAKLYIIRRCVVMLLCYHD